Within Hyphomicrobiales bacterium, the genomic segment ATTGAAACGAGGCCTGACGATGGTGCGCTGGATGATCATGCCGCGCGGCTAATAGAAATCCGCGACCAGCTTACCGCTCATGTTAAAGCGGGAAAATCGGCGGGCGAGGTCAGCGAAGACATTGCTCCGCTTATCAAGGAAATGGATGAGATTGCAAAATCTGTTGCAACAGCCTCAGAAGCGCCCATTGCAGATTCCGCAGCTTCCAGAGCGGTGCACCATTTAAGCGGTGAAACACCCAACCTCGTCAAAGCAGTCGATGCTCTGACCGTTGGCCTTTCTGCGGCGCAATAATGCTTGTGCGTTTTATCTCTTCTCTTGTGAGCCTCGTCTTATTTAGCGCCATGTTTGCAATGGTGCCGTTGGGCACGAGCGGTGAGGCTTACGCGCAAGCGAACAACTGCGAGAATGTGAAATTTGGGTTTGGCCATTATCGTAAACCGCAAAACACAGGCCGCGATATTCACGGTAAAAGCCTCGACGATTTGCAAGAACAAGGCTGGATGCGCTTTGCCGTTTATTCAGACTTTCCGCCTTACTCCTATAAGAAGGATGGCAAGCTTGTTGGCGTTGATATTGACCTTGCCCATTTGATTGCAAAAGAGCTGCAAGTAGAGGCGCGGTTTTATGAAGCAGCAGCCGGTGAGAATGTGGATGCTGATCTGCGCAATCATGTCTGGAAAGGCGGCATTGTTGGCGGCGCTGTTTCTAATGTGATGATGCATATCCCGTATAACCGCGAGCTTGTTTGTCGCAATGAGCAAGTTGTTTTGGGCGGGCAATATTACAATGAGAAGATCGCGATTGCTTACGCCAAACATGAATATGAAGATGGCAGCAAACCGACACCTGCTTATTTTCGCTTTGACGAGGTGGGCGTTGAAAATGACACCCTTGCAGACTTTTATCTCTCTGGCCTGCTTGGGGGGCAACTTATTCCGAAAATGACGCGGTTCAAAAATGTTGAAGAAGCAATGATTGCTTTGGATGCAGGGCAAGTCAAAGCGGTGATGGGCCCGCTTGGTCAGCTTGAACATGGACTGACTGACAAGCTTGCTGTTCATACCCCACCGCTTCCAGGTCTTGCTCTTGGTACATGGACATTATCTGTCGCGACAAACTTTCGCTGGCGTCCATTGGGTTATGCGGTTGATGATGCAATTGTTGCAGCAATCAATGACGGTCGGATGGAAGCAATTTTCAAAAAGCACGGCCTCACATTTACAAAACCTGATTGGTGATTTTATCCAATGTTGCTGACGTGGCCGTTCGTATTTTTCAAAATTACTTTTTGAACGACGCCCCTTGCGA encodes:
- a CDS encoding transporter substrate-binding domain-containing protein; its protein translation is MLVRFISSLVSLVLFSAMFAMVPLGTSGEAYAQANNCENVKFGFGHYRKPQNTGRDIHGKSLDDLQEQGWMRFAVYSDFPPYSYKKDGKLVGVDIDLAHLIAKELQVEARFYEAAAGENVDADLRNHVWKGGIVGGAVSNVMMHIPYNRELVCRNEQVVLGGQYYNEKIAIAYAKHEYEDGSKPTPAYFRFDEVGVENDTLADFYLSGLLGGQLIPKMTRFKNVEEAMIALDAGQVKAVMGPLGQLEHGLTDKLAVHTPPLPGLALGTWTLSVATNFRWRPLGYAVDDAIVAAINDGRMEAIFKKHGLTFTKPDW